A single region of the Nicotiana sylvestris chromosome 6, ASM39365v2, whole genome shotgun sequence genome encodes:
- the LOC104228035 gene encoding uncharacterized protein, translating into MVNDANGLLLPYNDALVISLNVLGFKIKCVLVEPRSSANIIQWRVLEQAKFTGSIIPATKLLAGFNLASVTTQGKILLLTNPEGVMKKTLFEVVDSDMGYKIILGRPWLHEMKAIPSAYHQLLNFPMPEGFKMIRGDQPAVWEMNAILISSSKGNEHAA; encoded by the coding sequence ATGGTGAATGATGCAAATGGATTGTTGCTGCCATACAATGACGCACTAGTAATTTCTTTAAATGTGCTAGGTTTTAAGATTAAATGTGTTCTAGTGGAACCAAGAAGTTCGGCCAATATCATACAATGGAGAGTATTGGAGCAAGCTAAATTCACTGGAAGCATTATTCCGGCCACAAAGCTCCTCGCCGGATTCAACCTCGCAAGCGTGACAACTCAAGGAAAGATTTTATTACTCACAAACCCTGAAGGAGTAATGAAGAAAACTCTCTTTGAAGTGGTAGATAGTGATATGGGATATAAAATTATTCTAGGAAGGCCATGGTTGCACGAGATGAAAGCTATACCATCAGCATATCATCAATTGCTCAATTTTCCAATGCCCGAAGGATTTAAGATGATAAGGGGTGACCAACCGGCAGTATGGGAGATGAATGCaattttgatctccagtagcaaaGGAAATGAACACGCggcatag